In Rhodovulum sulfidophilum DSM 1374, the following are encoded in one genomic region:
- a CDS encoding ribulose-bisphosphate carboxylase, protein MDQSNRYARLDLDEKALIAGGRHVLCAYTMTPKGDGDYLATAAHFAAESSTGTNVEVHTTDDFTKGVDALVYEIDPENGVTKIAYPVELFDRNIIDGRAMLASFLTLTIGNNQGMGDVAHAKMRDFYVPPAYLRLFDGPAMNIADMWRVLGRSVTDGGMVVGTIIKPKLGLRPQPFADACYEFWLGGDFIKNDEPQGNQVFAPLKETIRLVSDAMKRAQDKTGEAKLFSANITADDHYEMLARGEYILETFGENADHVAFLVDGYVAGPAAITTARRAFPHQFLHYHRAGHGAITSPESQRGYTAFVLSKMSRLQGASGIHTGTMGFGKMEGDPSDKIMAFMLTEDVAEGPFYRQEWLGMKPTTPIISGGMNALRLPGFFDNLGHSNVIQTSGGGAFGHVDGGTAGAISLHQAHDAWKAGVNLVDYAKEHKELARAFESFPFDADKLFPGWREKLGVTEAAE, encoded by the coding sequence CATCGCCGGCGGCCGCCACGTGCTTTGCGCCTATACGATGACGCCCAAGGGGGACGGGGACTACCTTGCCACCGCGGCGCATTTCGCCGCCGAAAGCTCGACCGGCACCAATGTCGAGGTGCACACCACAGACGATTTCACCAAGGGCGTCGATGCGCTCGTCTACGAGATCGACCCCGAGAACGGCGTGACGAAGATCGCCTATCCGGTCGAGCTGTTCGACCGCAACATCATCGACGGCCGCGCCATGCTGGCCTCGTTCCTGACGCTGACGATCGGCAACAACCAGGGTATGGGCGACGTGGCGCATGCCAAGATGCGCGACTTCTACGTGCCGCCCGCCTATCTGCGGCTCTTCGACGGGCCCGCGATGAACATCGCCGACATGTGGCGCGTTCTGGGCCGCAGCGTCACCGATGGCGGCATGGTGGTGGGCACCATCATCAAGCCGAAACTCGGCCTGCGACCGCAGCCCTTCGCCGATGCCTGCTACGAATTCTGGCTGGGCGGCGATTTCATCAAGAATGACGAGCCCCAGGGCAACCAGGTCTTCGCGCCGCTGAAGGAGACGATCCGTCTGGTCTCGGACGCCATGAAGCGCGCCCAGGACAAGACCGGCGAGGCCAAGCTGTTCTCGGCCAACATCACCGCCGACGACCACTATGAAATGCTGGCCCGCGGCGAGTATATCCTCGAAACCTTCGGCGAGAATGCCGATCACGTCGCCTTCCTCGTCGACGGCTACGTGGCGGGTCCCGCGGCGATCACCACCGCGCGCCGCGCCTTCCCGCACCAGTTCCTGCACTATCACCGGGCGGGCCACGGCGCCATCACCTCGCCGGAATCGCAACGCGGCTATACCGCCTTCGTGCTGTCCAAGATGTCGCGTCTGCAGGGCGCATCGGGGATCCATACCGGCACCATGGGCTTCGGCAAGATGGAGGGCGATCCGTCGGACAAGATCATGGCCTTCATGCTGACCGAGGATGTGGCCGAGGGCCCCTTCTACCGCCAGGAATGGCTGGGCATGAAACCCACGACCCCGATCATCTCGGGCGGCATGAACGCGCTGCGGCTGCCGGGCTTCTTCGACAATCTTGGCCATTCCAACGTGATCCAGACCTCGGGCGGCGGCGCCTTCGGGCATGTCGACGGCGGCACCGCGGGCGCGATCTCGCTGCACCAGGCCCATGACGCCTGGAAGGCGGGCGTCAACCTCGTCGACTACGCCAAGGAGCACAAGGAACTGGCCCGCGCCTTCGAGAGCTTCCCCTTCGATGCCGACAAGCTGTTCCCCGGCTGGCGCGAGAAGCTGGGCGTGACCGAAGCCGCCGAATGA
- the rpe gene encoding ribulose-phosphate 3-epimerase: MFDRSIKIAPSILSADFANFGAEIRAIEAEGADWVHVDVMDGHFVPNLTFGPPAVKAFRPHVKTFMDVHLMISPVDAYIEAYAEAGADMITAHFEAGPHIHRTLQAIRAQGVKAGVVLNPATPAESVEHILDLCDMVLIMTVNPGFGGQKFIPSCLDKIRRVRAMIGDRPVHIQIDGGVTTETAPLVVEAGANVLVAGSAVFKGGSVEAPEVYGRNIRAIREAAEGAQKAA, from the coding sequence ATGTTCGACCGTTCGATCAAGATCGCGCCCTCGATCCTGTCCGCCGATTTCGCGAATTTCGGCGCCGAGATCCGGGCCATCGAGGCAGAGGGCGCCGACTGGGTGCATGTCGACGTGATGGACGGGCATTTCGTCCCGAACCTGACCTTCGGCCCGCCCGCGGTGAAGGCCTTCCGCCCGCATGTGAAGACCTTCATGGACGTGCATCTGATGATCTCGCCGGTCGACGCCTATATCGAGGCCTATGCCGAGGCGGGCGCCGACATGATCACCGCCCATTTCGAGGCCGGCCCGCATATCCACCGCACCCTGCAGGCGATCCGGGCGCAGGGCGTGAAGGCGGGCGTGGTGCTGAACCCCGCGACGCCTGCGGAAAGCGTCGAGCATATCCTCGATCTTTGCGACATGGTGCTGATCATGACCGTGAACCCGGGCTTCGGCGGGCAGAAATTCATCCCCTCCTGTCTCGACAAGATCCGCCGCGTCCGCGCGATGATCGGAGACCGCCCGGTCCATATCCAGATCGATGGCGGTGTCACCACCGAGACCGCGCCGCTTGTCGTCGAGGCCGGTGCGAATGTGCTGGTCGCGGGCTCGGCCGTCTTCAAGGGCGGCTCGGTCGAGGCGCCGGAGGTCTACGGCCGGAACATCCGCGCGATCCGCGAGGCGGCCGAGGGCGCGCAGAAAGCGGCCTGA
- a CDS encoding thioredoxin family protein yields the protein MAVSPPICDFGWQAPDFSLPGTDGRLHTLSDVHGPMGTLIMFICNHCPYVLAVRDRILRDARDLQAMGVGICAICSNDADAYPEDSFEGMKKVAAELDLPFPYLHDEDQSVARAYNAICTPDFFGFNSLLELQYRGRLDASRKEAGPADLRRDLYEAMLQVAHTGHGPQEQIPSMGCSIKWKDAA from the coding sequence ATGGCCGTCTCTCCCCCGATCTGCGATTTCGGCTGGCAGGCCCCGGATTTCAGCCTGCCCGGCACCGATGGCAGGCTGCATACGCTTTCGGACGTGCACGGGCCGATGGGCACGCTGATCATGTTCATCTGCAACCATTGCCCCTATGTGCTTGCCGTGCGCGACCGCATCCTCCGCGACGCACGCGATCTGCAGGCGATGGGGGTCGGCATCTGCGCGATCTGCTCTAATGACGCGGACGCCTATCCCGAGGACAGCTTCGAGGGCATGAAGAAGGTGGCGGCGGAACTTGACCTTCCCTTCCCCTATCTCCATGACGAGGACCAATCGGTCGCGCGTGCCTATAACGCCATCTGCACCCCGGATTTCTTCGGCTTCAACAGCCTGCTGGAATTGCAGTATCGCGGCCGCCTCGATGCCTCGCGCAAGGAGGCCGGGCCCGCGGACCTGCGGCGCGACCTGTACGAGGCAATGCTGCAGGTGGCCCATACCGGCCACGGACCGCAAGAGCAGATCCCGTCGATGGGCTGTTCGATCAAATGGAAGGACGCCGCGTGA